In one window of Denticeps clupeoides chromosome 2, fDenClu1.1, whole genome shotgun sequence DNA:
- the sbk1 gene encoding serine/threonine-protein kinase SBK1 isoform X1: MQDHAGERQGASGAQVCVSTGGRGVVGGPPVEDMQALSLTPVSASELQQRFQLIAPLGKGTYGRVDLVAHRTQGTKLALKYVSKNKTRLRSFLREYSLNVALSSSPFVIQALDVLFETDDSYVFGQEYAPAGDLFDIIPPQAGLPEDMVKRCVQQLGLALDFMHVRSLVHRDVKPENVLLFDRECRRVKLADLGMTRRVGSRVRRISGTIPYTAAEVCQVSGTEGIVVATAQDVWAFGVLLFCMLTGNFPWEAALLNDTFYTEFQRWQQAGCPTGAVPSQWRRFSDDALRMFSRLLAVDPDRRCGVKDVFYFLKYDLLSRHRRRASCRGGGNSSRSSHRHAEPSPPPGTSCICPAPLKRSILSEPHSSREEPAKSPSPNRKDKSKMVMATPIEICV; this comes from the exons ATGCAGGACCATGCGGGAGAGCGGCAGGGCGCGAGCGG cgcccaggtgtgtgtgtcaacTGGTGGGCGTGGCGTTGTGGGTGGGCCCCCGGTGGAGGACATGCAGGCCCTGTCCCTAACACCGGTCTCCGCCTCCGAGCTGCAGCAGCGATTCCAGCTGATAGCCCCGCTGGGGAAGGGCACCTACGGCAGAGTGGACCTAGTGGCTCACCGcacacaag GAACTAAGCTGGCTTTGAAGTATGTGAGTAAGAACAAGACTCGGCTGCGCTCCTTCCTGCGCGAGTACAGCCTCAACGTGGCCCTGAGCTCCAGCCCCTTCGTCATCCAGGCCCTGGATGTCCTGTTTGAGACGGACGACAGCTACGTGTTCGGCCAGGAGTACGCGCCCGCCGGAGACCTGTTTGACATTATCCCCCCGCAG GCCGGTTTGCCAGAGGACATGGTGAAGCGCTGTGTTCAGCAGTTGGGACTGGCTCTGGACTTCATGCACGTCCGGTCCCTGGTGCACCGCGATGTAAAGCCGGAGAACGTGCTGCTGTTCGACCGCGAGTGCCGCCGCGTGAAGCTGGCCGATCTGGGCATGACGCGCAGGGTGGGCAGCCGCGTGCGGCGCATCAGCGGCACCATCCCATACACGGCGGCCGAGGTGTGCCAGGTGTCAGGGACAGAGGGCATCGTCGTGGCGACGGCGCAAGATGTCTGGGCCTTCGGCGTGCTGCTCTTTTGCATGCTCACTGGAAACTTTCCGTGGGAGGCGGCGCTGCTCAACGACACCTTCTACACGGAGTTCCAGCGGTGGCAGCAGGCAGGGTGCCCGACGGGCGCGGTTCCGTCCCAATGGCGGCGTTTCTCCGACGACGCCCTGCGTATGTTCAGCCGCCTGCTGGCCGTAGACCCTGACCGTCGCTGCGGGGTGAAGGACGTGTTCTACTTCCTGAAGTACGACCTGCTGAGTCGCCATCGCCGGCGCGCTTCCTGCAGGGGTGGAGGCAACTCCTCCCGCTCCTCCCACAGACATGCAGAGCCGTCTCCTCCCCCTGGCACGTCCTGCATATGCCCCGCCCCCCTGAAACGTAGCATCCTGTCGGAGCCACACTCTTCTAGGGAGGAGCCAGCCAAAAGTCCCTCCCCAAACCGTAAGGACAAAAGCAAGATGGTGATGGCCACGCCCATCGAGATCTGCGTCTGA
- the sbk1 gene encoding serine/threonine-protein kinase SBK1 isoform X2, with amino-acid sequence MQALSLTPVSASELQQRFQLIAPLGKGTYGRVDLVAHRTQGTKLALKYVSKNKTRLRSFLREYSLNVALSSSPFVIQALDVLFETDDSYVFGQEYAPAGDLFDIIPPQAGLPEDMVKRCVQQLGLALDFMHVRSLVHRDVKPENVLLFDRECRRVKLADLGMTRRVGSRVRRISGTIPYTAAEVCQVSGTEGIVVATAQDVWAFGVLLFCMLTGNFPWEAALLNDTFYTEFQRWQQAGCPTGAVPSQWRRFSDDALRMFSRLLAVDPDRRCGVKDVFYFLKYDLLSRHRRRASCRGGGNSSRSSHRHAEPSPPPGTSCICPAPLKRSILSEPHSSREEPAKSPSPNRKDKSKMVMATPIEICV; translated from the exons ATGCAGGCCCTGTCCCTAACACCGGTCTCCGCCTCCGAGCTGCAGCAGCGATTCCAGCTGATAGCCCCGCTGGGGAAGGGCACCTACGGCAGAGTGGACCTAGTGGCTCACCGcacacaag GAACTAAGCTGGCTTTGAAGTATGTGAGTAAGAACAAGACTCGGCTGCGCTCCTTCCTGCGCGAGTACAGCCTCAACGTGGCCCTGAGCTCCAGCCCCTTCGTCATCCAGGCCCTGGATGTCCTGTTTGAGACGGACGACAGCTACGTGTTCGGCCAGGAGTACGCGCCCGCCGGAGACCTGTTTGACATTATCCCCCCGCAG GCCGGTTTGCCAGAGGACATGGTGAAGCGCTGTGTTCAGCAGTTGGGACTGGCTCTGGACTTCATGCACGTCCGGTCCCTGGTGCACCGCGATGTAAAGCCGGAGAACGTGCTGCTGTTCGACCGCGAGTGCCGCCGCGTGAAGCTGGCCGATCTGGGCATGACGCGCAGGGTGGGCAGCCGCGTGCGGCGCATCAGCGGCACCATCCCATACACGGCGGCCGAGGTGTGCCAGGTGTCAGGGACAGAGGGCATCGTCGTGGCGACGGCGCAAGATGTCTGGGCCTTCGGCGTGCTGCTCTTTTGCATGCTCACTGGAAACTTTCCGTGGGAGGCGGCGCTGCTCAACGACACCTTCTACACGGAGTTCCAGCGGTGGCAGCAGGCAGGGTGCCCGACGGGCGCGGTTCCGTCCCAATGGCGGCGTTTCTCCGACGACGCCCTGCGTATGTTCAGCCGCCTGCTGGCCGTAGACCCTGACCGTCGCTGCGGGGTGAAGGACGTGTTCTACTTCCTGAAGTACGACCTGCTGAGTCGCCATCGCCGGCGCGCTTCCTGCAGGGGTGGAGGCAACTCCTCCCGCTCCTCCCACAGACATGCAGAGCCGTCTCCTCCCCCTGGCACGTCCTGCATATGCCCCGCCCCCCTGAAACGTAGCATCCTGTCGGAGCCACACTCTTCTAGGGAGGAGCCAGCCAAAAGTCCCTCCCCAAACCGTAAGGACAAAAGCAAGATGGTGATGGCCACGCCCATCGAGATCTGCGTCTGA
- the LOC114768048 gene encoding uncharacterized protein LOC114768048 codes for MCALGTVLVRMERLSSRDGYERLWRESLPLHSWAWGHDWSSVTQYSPWSDKSIPTPPRSQRDLVGPRRCSAGKGSGELETILKPLIPTIMHRTIRACWYHDQQQHSGWRGDRTEMLSSVMKHQMKSSELLPRSGERERGRERDKPEAGLQHSLGLRSGREEVLKTDTAAATRSTCISVSIWVWILANWLLHGSSIRPILHHYSLSRRVSIKPLKPRVRPDISPLGLQAGIPDESRCRCSSDSRYQQGPL; via the exons atgTGCGCGTTGGGAACAGTGCTGGTGAGGATGGAGAGACTCTCTTCTCG GGATGGATACGAGAGGCTCTGGCGAGAATCTCTGCCTCTTCACAGCTGGGCGTGGGGACATGACTGGTCGTCTGTGACCCAGTATTCTCCATGGAGTGATAAATCCATACCAACCCCCCCAAGGAGCCAGCGGGACCTTGTCGG GCCTAGGAGATGCTCAGCTGGAAAGGGATCCGGAGAACTTGAGACGATCCTCAAACCACTCATTCCAACCATTATGCACAGGACCATCAGGGCATGCTGGTACCATGATCAGCAACAACATTCAG GGTGGCGTGGGGACAGGACGGAGATGCTGTCTTCCGTCATGAAGCATCAGATGAAGTCCTCCGAGCTCCTGCCTCGTtcgggggagagagagagagggagagagagagacaagccAGAAGCCGGCCTGCAGCACAGCCTTGGCCTGAGATCCGGGCGGGAAGAAGTGCTTAAAACTGACACAGCAGCAGCGACGCGGTCCACATGCATAAGCGTCAGCATCTGGGTCTGGATCCTGGCTAACTGGCTCCTTCATGGCTCCTCAATAAGGCCAATTCTCCACCATTACTCACTTTCAAGACGCGTTTCCATTAAACCACTTAAACCACGAGTGCGGCCCGACATTTCACCACTGGGATTACAGGCTGGAATCCCAGATGAAAGTCGCTGTCGTTGCTCCAGTGACTCCCGTTATCAGCAGGGCCCCCTGTAG